The following nucleotide sequence is from Gemmatimonadota bacterium.
AAGAAAACGAACCATGGCCAAGGCGAAGTTTGAGCGGACGAAGCCGCACGTAAACGTGGGGACGATAGGTCACGTAGACCACGGCAAGACGACGTTGACGG
It contains:
- a CDS encoding GTP-binding protein; amino-acid sequence: MAKAKFERTKPHVNVGTIGHVDHGKTTLT